The following coding sequences are from one Treponema sp. J25 window:
- a CDS encoding CvpA family protein codes for MNLLDTIFIAIVVILVLRCTLRGFVEEILSLAGPILGALAAVLLVKPVAAYIRQRWNLAMMSEFLAFIGIFFVVFLVVKVFQYILTDIVDRINFEGIDRFLGFFLGMLEGFLVLSLVVFVLYYQPFVDASPLLETSIFARLLLPLVSEFHKAALPNLSK; via the coding sequence ATGAACCTGTTAGATACTATTTTTATTGCTATTGTGGTGATTTTAGTGCTCCGGTGTACCCTGCGGGGCTTTGTGGAAGAAATTCTATCCCTGGCTGGACCAATTCTTGGAGCCCTGGCCGCGGTGTTGCTTGTAAAGCCCGTAGCCGCCTATATACGGCAACGATGGAACCTGGCGATGATGAGCGAGTTCCTTGCTTTTATTGGCATTTTTTTTGTTGTTTTTCTTGTAGTAAAGGTATTTCAGTACATTCTTACCGACATAGTGGATCGAATCAACTTTGAAGGAATAGACCGATTCTTAGGATTTTTTCTGGGTATGCTCGAAGGCTTTTTAGTACTATCCCTTGTGGTGTTTGTGCTCTATTACCAGCCCTTTGTAGATGCTTCTCCCCTCCTGGAAACAAGTATATTTGCGCGGCTTCTCTTACCTCTGGTTTCCGAATTTCATAAGGCGGCTCTGCCTAACCTGTCTAAATAA
- a CDS encoding ATP-binding protein, whose translation MRTFIERALKKLPRMNQEQITSLLLSIAEENERLETVLDSLAEGLLVCDTEGNLILLNKSAERLLPLIFHEQGERPLWLAIGDEGIADFLKKTLTEGDRVLDREFDVEVKGIHRLLSISVLPLVKDRRVTGSLVHVEDITEKRAKEAQLRRAENLASLTTLAAGVAHEIKNPLGSISIHIQLIQKALKASRAACLDPQEEDPAVASPASSSVSSREVPPVAPFDLLEKYLAVVNEEIDRLNRIVVDFLFAVRPMDMELREGNLNELIKELVAFVQYELEQNKIVPKLELDKDLPLLTYDERYIKQALLNLIKNAIAAMPEGGTLTIQTQSCGSEVHISVIDTGIGIPEEYISKIFEPYFTTKETGSGLGLTLVFKIIKEHQGEITVHSKEGEGTTFTIILPVPQKERRLIAYEGGASA comes from the coding sequence ATGAGAACCTTTATTGAACGGGCCTTAAAAAAATTACCCCGGATGAACCAGGAGCAAATTACCTCCCTTCTTCTGAGTATTGCGGAGGAAAACGAACGGCTCGAAACGGTTCTTGATTCCCTTGCAGAGGGACTTTTAGTCTGTGATACAGAGGGGAACCTTATTCTTCTCAATAAATCGGCGGAGCGGCTCTTACCGCTTATTTTTCATGAACAGGGGGAGCGGCCCCTGTGGCTTGCAATTGGCGATGAGGGCATTGCGGACTTCCTAAAAAAAACCCTTACCGAAGGAGATCGGGTCCTGGATCGGGAATTTGATGTGGAGGTAAAGGGTATCCACCGGCTTCTCTCGATAAGTGTGCTTCCCCTGGTTAAGGACCGACGGGTGACGGGCTCCCTGGTACATGTGGAGGATATAACTGAAAAGCGGGCTAAGGAGGCCCAACTACGTCGGGCAGAAAACCTCGCAAGCCTTACCACCCTGGCGGCAGGGGTGGCCCATGAGATTAAGAATCCCCTCGGATCAATCTCGATCCATATTCAGCTTATCCAGAAAGCCCTGAAGGCGAGTAGGGCGGCCTGTCTTGATCCCCAAGAAGAAGACCCGGCGGTGGCCAGCCCTGCTTCTTCATCCGTATCGTCCCGGGAGGTTCCACCGGTAGCTCCCTTCGACCTACTTGAGAAATATCTCGCGGTAGTAAATGAAGAAATCGACCGGCTGAACCGGATTGTGGTAGATTTCCTGTTTGCGGTCCGCCCGATGGACATGGAATTGCGGGAAGGAAACCTGAACGAACTCATTAAAGAGCTTGTTGCCTTTGTGCAGTACGAACTTGAGCAGAATAAGATTGTTCCCAAATTGGAGCTTGATAAGGACCTGCCGCTCCTTACCTATGATGAACGGTACATCAAGCAGGCCCTGCTCAATTTGATAAAAAATGCGATTGCCGCCATGCCCGAAGGGGGAACCCTGACCATTCAAACCCAGTCCTGTGGTTCAGAAGTACATATCTCGGTAATCGATACGGGGATCGGTATCCCCGAGGAGTATATTTCTAAAATATTCGAGCCCTACTTTACCACCAAAGAGACGGGCTCGGGACTCGGACTTACCCTGGTCTTTAAAATTATCAAGGAACATCAGGGAGAAATTACGGTGCACTCAAAGGAAGGCGAAGGAACTACCTTCACGATTATCCTGCCGGTTCCCCAGAAAGAACGGCGGCTTATTGCCTATGAAGGAGGCGCCTCAGCATGA
- a CDS encoding ankyrin repeat domain-containing protein, whose product MRVGVFCDQHDLDKARSILKLFHTLDLAGEAFVVRTHWRSDTTRLDELLSRYTHLVVVYSEHSIASSWLSFMAGFCLGAEKPLVLFRPSRYPFQAAYLSSFFLVLSLEDLSAFLEAERREWQEVADRREARRELLELGISLRGDAFAETVQEGNIHGVDLFLRAGFPPDSRDKRGVPVLCLAARSGNRAMVDLLIDAGAQVNLRSEDRGSTALMDAVSGGFYEIVEDLLEAGTDVNIKSKDDQTALVIAVGKEDPQLVKLLLDHGADPDIPDKLGLSARKYATLFHNQEILGLIEAKVPG is encoded by the coding sequence ATGAGGGTTGGTGTGTTCTGCGATCAGCACGATCTGGATAAGGCCCGGAGTATTTTAAAACTCTTTCATACCCTGGATCTGGCCGGCGAAGCCTTTGTGGTACGGACCCATTGGCGGAGTGATACCACCCGTCTCGATGAGCTTCTCTCCCGCTACACCCACCTGGTGGTGGTGTATTCGGAGCACTCCATTGCTTCAAGCTGGCTTTCCTTTATGGCGGGGTTTTGTTTAGGGGCAGAAAAGCCCCTGGTGCTATTCCGCCCTTCCCGCTATCCCTTTCAGGCGGCCTATCTGAGTTCATTCTTTCTGGTCCTTTCCCTGGAGGACCTTTCGGCCTTCCTGGAGGCGGAACGCCGGGAATGGCAGGAAGTGGCGGATCGGCGGGAAGCCCGCCGGGAACTGCTGGAATTAGGCATATCCCTGCGGGGGGATGCCTTTGCGGAGACCGTCCAGGAAGGGAACATTCACGGGGTGGATCTTTTCCTTCGGGCGGGCTTCCCGCCGGATAGCCGGGACAAGCGGGGGGTGCCGGTCCTGTGTCTTGCGGCCCGCAGTGGCAACCGGGCCATGGTGGATTTGCTCATCGATGCGGGGGCCCAGGTGAATCTTCGCTCCGAAGATCGGGGATCGACGGCCCTTATGGATGCCGTGTCGGGGGGCTTTTATGAGATTGTGGAGGACCTTCTCGAGGCCGGTACGGACGTGAATATCAAAAGCAAGGATGACCAGACCGCCCTGGTGATTGCGGTAGGCAAGGAAGATCCTCAGTTAGTTAAATTGCTTCTGGACCATGGGGCCGATCCGGATATTCCAGACAAGTTGGGACTCAGTGCGCGAAAATATGCAACCCTGTTCCATAATCAGGAAATCCTGGGATTGATTGAAGCAAAGGTTCCCGGCTAA
- a CDS encoding chemotaxis protein CheW encodes MAETHQYLTLSIEGERYAIPVLKVREVLEYTKITPIPRMAEYLKGIINLRGASVPVIDLRIKFGLPPSEPTRETSIIVLDIDTQEGPLILGALADAVHEVIELDPSQIEEVPRFGTGLLMNYVQGVGKKDGEFIIILNMDALFSTDEVVQLVTSQDLQFAQKE; translated from the coding sequence ATGGCAGAAACCCACCAATACCTTACCTTAAGCATCGAAGGGGAACGGTACGCAATTCCGGTACTGAAGGTCCGGGAAGTCCTGGAATACACCAAGATCACCCCCATACCTCGCATGGCAGAATACCTGAAGGGGATCATCAACCTCCGGGGGGCCAGTGTGCCCGTTATCGACCTCAGAATAAAGTTCGGGCTTCCACCGAGCGAACCCACCCGGGAAACCAGTATCATCGTCCTTGATATCGATACCCAGGAAGGACCGCTTATTCTCGGGGCTCTGGCCGACGCGGTGCATGAGGTAATCGAACTGGATCCTTCCCAGATAGAGGAGGTGCCCCGCTTTGGAACAGGCCTCCTTATGAACTATGTTCAGGGGGTAGGGAAAAAGGACGGGGAATTCATCATCATCCTTAATATGGATGCCCTTTTTTCCACCGACGAAGTGGTCCAATTGGTTACTTCCCAGGACCTACAGTTTGCCCAGAAAGAATAG
- the murG gene encoding undecaprenyldiphospho-muramoylpentapeptide beta-N-acetylglucosaminyltransferase: protein MKQHTTEIKTIICTGGGTGGHIYPGLAVIEELQRRYPFRVVWIGNEEGMDGKLIRDQGIEFYGIPSGKLRRYWSLQNIADIGKVGRGFFAARKILKELKPVLVFSKGGFVSVPPCAAAASLGIPVFTHESDYTPGLATKINLRFARRIFVAYEESCRFFPSSVQPRIVPVGNPVRRIFYEADPEKGWRFLGLPSGERILLVLGGSQGARQVNELIWASLPRLISYYVVVHQTGPIQDGCPLPSERYRPFPYIRDELPHLLAASEVVVGRSGAGTVWEAATVGKPMVLIPLAGSGTRGDQVDNARFFERAGAARVLVGEAAQPDTLVQEVQRLANERSLRTSMAEAAQRIGAIRAAQRIAEEILRFLEAGEE from the coding sequence ATGAAACAGCATACCACAGAGATAAAGACCATTATATGTACCGGCGGCGGCACGGGGGGGCATATTTATCCCGGTTTAGCGGTTATAGAAGAACTACAGCGGCGCTATCCTTTTCGCGTTGTGTGGATTGGGAACGAAGAGGGTATGGATGGGAAGCTTATCCGGGATCAGGGAATTGAATTTTATGGGATCCCCTCGGGGAAGCTGCGGCGCTATTGGTCATTGCAAAATATTGCTGATATAGGAAAGGTCGGACGGGGTTTTTTTGCGGCCCGAAAGATTCTAAAAGAACTCAAACCCGTCTTGGTTTTTTCTAAAGGGGGCTTTGTCAGTGTGCCCCCCTGTGCGGCGGCGGCAAGTTTAGGAATTCCCGTGTTTACCCATGAATCGGACTATACGCCGGGGCTTGCCACAAAAATCAACCTGCGCTTTGCCCGCAGGATCTTTGTGGCCTATGAAGAAAGCTGCCGTTTTTTCCCTTCCTCTGTACAACCGCGGATTGTCCCAGTGGGGAATCCCGTGCGGCGGATCTTTTACGAAGCGGATCCAGAAAAGGGCTGGCGCTTTTTGGGGCTCCCCTCAGGAGAGCGGATCCTCCTGGTCCTGGGGGGTAGTCAGGGGGCCCGACAGGTCAACGAACTCATCTGGGCAAGTCTTCCCCGGCTTATTTCTTACTATGTGGTGGTGCACCAGACGGGGCCGATACAGGATGGCTGTCCTCTGCCATCAGAGCGCTATCGTCCTTTTCCGTATATACGGGATGAACTCCCCCATCTTCTTGCGGCCAGTGAAGTCGTGGTAGGCCGGAGCGGTGCCGGGACGGTGTGGGAGGCCGCTACCGTCGGTAAGCCCATGGTCCTTATCCCCCTTGCGGGGTCGGGAACCCGGGGGGACCAGGTGGATAATGCGCGCTTTTTTGAACGGGCCGGCGCGGCCCGGGTTTTGGTTGGAGAGGCGGCCCAGCCGGACACGCTAGTACAGGAAGTACAACGTCTTGCTAATGAAAGGAGCCTGCGTACCTCCATGGCAGAAGCGGCCCAGAGGATTGGGGCGATTCGGGCCGCTCAACGGATAGCAGAAGAGATTCTTCGCTTTCTGGAGGCAGGAGAGGAATGA
- a CDS encoding sigma-54 dependent transcriptional regulator — protein MKFKLLVVDDEKNIREGLAEALQLDGHEVALAADGDEAYNRFQKGDIDLVITDLRMPGMSGEELLRRITSESPGLPVIVLTGHGTVENAVDAMRNGAYDFLTKPVNLDRLSLLVKRALQNRELFIQHHRLEEELERSRDIATIIGKSPAMRKVYDTIRQVAPTKASVLITGESGVGKELVADAIHELSPRKGKPLVKVHCAALAATLLESELFGHEKGAFTGAVARKRGRFELAHEGTLFLDEIGEIDQNVQIKILRVLQEKKFERVGGEETIEVDVRIVAATNRDLKAEIEKGNFREDLYYRLNVVNIHVPPLRERKDDIPLLVAAFLREFARENNKNIEGIDNRARQALYSYEWPGNVRELRNCIESAVVMAKGSVITLDDLPPTVANSQGARHIRIPLGTTLAEAEKIIIRETLAAQQGNKSKTAEVLGIGRKTLHRKLAEWGDLSEAEAIEEEEDSSGS, from the coding sequence ATGAAGTTCAAACTCCTTGTGGTGGATGATGAAAAAAATATCCGGGAAGGCCTTGCGGAAGCCCTGCAGCTTGATGGTCATGAAGTAGCCCTGGCTGCGGATGGGGATGAAGCGTACAACCGTTTTCAGAAAGGGGATATAGATCTGGTTATTACGGATCTCCGCATGCCCGGAATGAGTGGGGAAGAATTGCTCCGGCGGATTACCTCTGAAAGCCCAGGGCTTCCGGTTATCGTTCTTACCGGTCATGGCACCGTAGAAAATGCGGTAGATGCCATGCGCAACGGGGCCTATGATTTTCTTACCAAACCGGTGAACCTGGATCGCTTGTCTCTCCTGGTAAAGCGGGCCCTGCAAAACCGAGAACTGTTTATCCAGCATCATCGACTGGAAGAAGAACTCGAGCGGAGTCGGGATATTGCCACCATTATTGGTAAGAGTCCCGCCATGCGAAAGGTCTACGATACCATACGGCAGGTGGCGCCTACCAAAGCCTCGGTGCTCATCACCGGCGAATCGGGGGTAGGGAAGGAATTGGTGGCCGATGCGATCCACGAGCTTTCGCCACGAAAGGGAAAACCCCTGGTTAAGGTCCACTGTGCGGCTTTGGCGGCAACCCTCCTGGAAAGCGAACTCTTCGGTCACGAAAAGGGGGCTTTTACGGGGGCCGTGGCCCGGAAGCGGGGGCGCTTTGAATTGGCCCATGAGGGGACCCTGTTTCTCGATGAAATTGGGGAAATCGACCAGAATGTACAGATTAAAATTCTCCGGGTCCTCCAGGAAAAGAAGTTTGAGCGGGTGGGGGGCGAAGAAACCATCGAAGTGGATGTCCGCATTGTGGCGGCCACCAATCGGGACCTTAAGGCGGAAATAGAAAAGGGGAATTTTCGGGAAGACCTGTATTATCGCCTTAATGTGGTTAATATCCATGTGCCGCCCCTGCGGGAACGGAAAGATGATATTCCTCTCTTGGTGGCTGCCTTCTTAAGGGAATTTGCCCGGGAAAATAACAAAAATATTGAGGGAATCGACAACCGAGCCCGCCAGGCTCTGTACTCCTATGAATGGCCCGGGAATGTGCGGGAGCTACGGAATTGTATCGAAAGTGCGGTGGTCATGGCAAAGGGCTCGGTGATTACCCTGGACGACCTTCCTCCCACGGTGGCAAACAGTCAAGGGGCCCGTCATATCCGAATTCCCCTGGGGACGACCTTGGCGGAGGCAGAAAAGATTATCATCCGGGAAACCCTGGCAGCCCAACAGGGAAATAAAAGCAAGACCGCCGAAGTGCTCGGTATCGGCCGCAAAACGCTCCATCGGAAGCTTGCCGAATGGGGAGACCTTTCCGAAGCAGAAGCTATTGAGGAAGAGGAGGATTCCTCAGGTTCCTGA
- a CDS encoding J domain-containing protein, with protein MDKFFDRLGEVLRSFLREEDPWFSPPPHSSSQRPFSDPDLDEAYQELEDFLNSRSSRWQRQTDFEGSQFENGGNAFSRAARGSTRNQSIPETLRKDFEELGVPFGADEETCKAAYKRLLKLHHPDRHAGHPANMQRATEKSARINAAYERIQRWRETGRVE; from the coding sequence ATGGACAAGTTTTTTGATCGTTTGGGGGAGGTTCTCCGCAGTTTTCTTCGAGAAGAGGATCCGTGGTTTTCTCCCCCCCCTCATTCCTCTTCTCAAAGGCCCTTTAGTGATCCCGATTTAGATGAGGCTTACCAGGAACTTGAGGATTTTCTCAATTCCCGCTCTTCCCGGTGGCAGCGGCAAACAGACTTTGAGGGTTCTCAGTTTGAAAACGGGGGAAACGCCTTTTCGAGAGCTGCCAGAGGAAGTACTCGAAATCAATCTATTCCCGAGACCCTACGAAAGGACTTTGAAGAATTGGGGGTACCCTTTGGCGCCGATGAAGAAACCTGTAAAGCCGCCTATAAACGGCTCCTCAAACTTCACCATCCTGACCGGCATGCAGGGCACCCTGCAAACATGCAGCGGGCCACAGAAAAATCGGCCCGCATTAACGCTGCCTACGAACGGATCCAGCGGTGGCGCGAAACCGGCCGGGTAGAATAA
- a CDS encoding DNA polymerase III encodes MFENILGQPAAEQLLRDIGSRRLPSSLLFEGPPASAKGTAALELARILSCNQEEAPWNCTCPACEQHRFLAHPDVLMMGSKDFGVEIRAAAGAFLRLPSQGSRLFFIRSLRKLLARFNPVLWEGEENRLTKLLPLITALEEGIETLQQLPLETEEKPEEFASRREKLVTSLVEDAASLESGGISESIPLFQIRHATYWCRLAPLGKQKVLIIEHADRMQEGARNALLKILEEPPEQVVLVLTTQRKGAILPTILSRLRPYHFIQRPVAIEQQVIRRVFRDENGAAKFEHLPLYLQQFLPCSAEKVQEGARFFLKQVVLYVLEQIGGIAAFSDENKRELENSLSLLLNRGEKDLFPPPLSPQRVVASLAERLCSFSSPSVLTLFFYQLEEELRSLLRQGGLPLSDPLFEERWQVCIEEVYRDINLYNQQSTLGLEALFVRLADILYHHPLVAPAVYVRGEAGKRL; translated from the coding sequence ATGTTTGAAAATATCCTTGGTCAGCCTGCGGCAGAACAACTCCTCCGGGACATAGGGAGCCGGCGTTTACCCTCTTCTCTCCTTTTTGAGGGACCCCCCGCCTCGGCAAAGGGAACCGCTGCCCTGGAACTGGCCCGGATCCTCTCGTGCAACCAGGAAGAAGCTCCCTGGAATTGCACTTGTCCGGCCTGCGAACAGCATCGCTTCTTAGCTCATCCCGATGTGCTCATGATGGGGAGTAAAGATTTTGGGGTGGAAATTCGGGCCGCCGCCGGGGCCTTTTTGCGACTTCCTTCTCAGGGAAGTCGTCTTTTCTTTATTCGCTCCCTGCGAAAGCTCCTGGCTCGTTTTAATCCTGTTTTGTGGGAAGGGGAAGAGAATCGACTTACCAAACTGCTTCCCCTTATTACTGCCCTGGAGGAGGGTATAGAAACCCTCCAGCAGCTTCCGTTAGAAACAGAGGAGAAGCCGGAAGAGTTCGCTTCCCGGCGGGAAAAGCTGGTTACTTCCCTTGTGGAGGATGCGGCTTCCCTCGAAAGTGGGGGAATATCGGAAAGCATCCCCCTGTTTCAGATACGCCACGCCACCTATTGGTGCCGTCTTGCCCCTTTGGGAAAACAAAAGGTTCTAATTATTGAACATGCGGATCGTATGCAAGAGGGGGCTCGAAACGCTCTCCTTAAAATTCTAGAAGAACCCCCTGAACAGGTAGTGCTCGTTCTCACTACTCAACGGAAGGGGGCCATCCTTCCTACTATTCTCTCGCGGCTTCGGCCCTATCACTTTATCCAGCGGCCGGTAGCGATAGAGCAACAGGTGATCCGCCGGGTTTTTCGGGACGAAAACGGGGCGGCAAAGTTCGAACACTTGCCTCTTTACCTGCAACAGTTCCTTCCCTGCTCGGCCGAAAAAGTACAGGAAGGGGCCCGTTTTTTTCTTAAACAGGTGGTGTTATATGTGTTGGAACAGATCGGTGGAATTGCGGCGTTCTCCGATGAAAATAAGAGGGAATTGGAAAACAGCCTGTCCCTTCTTTTGAATCGGGGAGAGAAGGACCTTTTTCCTCCCCCCTTGAGTCCCCAGCGGGTTGTCGCATCCCTGGCAGAACGATTGTGTTCTTTTTCTTCTCCCTCGGTTCTCACCCTTTTTTTCTACCAGTTAGAAGAGGAGCTTCGGTCCTTGCTTCGGCAAGGGGGGCTTCCTCTTTCGGACCCCCTGTTTGAGGAACGCTGGCAGGTCTGTATCGAAGAGGTCTATCGGGACATAAACCTGTATAACCAACAAAGTACCCTTGGCCTGGAGGCCCTCTTTGTAAGATTGGCGGATATATTGTATCATCATCCCCTGGTGGCTCCCGCGGTATATGTCAGAGGAGAGGCAGGGAAAAGACTATGA